From one Gossypium hirsutum isolate 1008001.06 chromosome D08, Gossypium_hirsutum_v2.1, whole genome shotgun sequence genomic stretch:
- the LOC107948256 gene encoding heavy metal-associated isoprenylated plant protein 3, translating into MGEKKNGNKQGGGDGKMKEKSSSTSVFKPDQLKNQDSDNKSDKKPKKAPVRTAYLKVQFGCQCNGCFDRISKIVSETKGVREFKVDRQKEMVTVKGTMDIKALAKALKDKLKKHVEIVAPKKEKDGKEGGDGGKKKNKGGGEDGGNEANGGKMEGNGTEFYFCSIYKLLLIFVICGIIYCVTPIE; encoded by the exons ATGGGAGAG AAAAAGAACGGAAACAAGCAAGGAGGAGGGGatgggaaaatgaaggaaaagaGTTCTTCAACCTCTGTTTTCAAACCTGACCAACTGAAAAACCAGGATTCTGATAATAAATCAGACAAAAAACCCAAAAAG GCCCCGGTAAGGACGGCGTATTTGAAGGTGCAATTTGGATGCCAGTGTAATGGATGCTTTGATAGGATTAGCAAAATTGTCTCTGAAACCAAAG GTGTCCGAGAGTTCAAAGTAGACAGGCAGAAGGAGATGGTCACAGTTAAAGGGACTATGGATATTAAGGCCTTGGCTAAGGCTTTGAAGGACAAGCTGAAGAAGCATGTTGAGATTGTAGCTCCTAAGAAAGAGAAGGATGGAAAGGAGGGCGGCGACGGAGGGAAGAAGAagaacaaaggtggtggtgaAGATGGTGGGAACGAAGCTAATGGTGGCAAGATGGAAGGGAACGGAACGGAGTTCTATTTTTGTTCGATTTataaattacttttaatttttgtgatatgTGGAATAATTTATTGCGTAACACCTATTGAATAA